A stretch of Arachis hypogaea cultivar Tifrunner chromosome 15, arahy.Tifrunner.gnm2.J5K5, whole genome shotgun sequence DNA encodes these proteins:
- the LOC140179238 gene encoding uncharacterized protein, which produces MLSCQKSYTDQRRKPLEFEEGEHVFLKVTTTSGVCRAIKTKKLNSCYIGPFETLKRIGPIAYRIALPPHLSNLHDVFHVLQLQKYTPDASHVLEPKSVQVRGDLTLPVIPIRIDGTSIKRLRGKKASLVKVAWSRAGIEEYTWELESDM; this is translated from the exons ATGCTAAG CTGTCAGAAGAGCTACACCGATCAAAGACGGAAGcctttagaatttgaggaaggagagcaTGTGTTTCTAAAAGTTACTACAACAAGCGGAGTGTGTAGAGCAATCAAGACGAAGAAACTGAATTCCTGTTACATCGGACCATTTGAAACTTTGAAGAGGATTGGACCAATAGCCTATAGGATTGCCCTACCGccacatctttcgaacctgcacgacgtgtttcatgtgTTGCAGCTTcagaagtatactcctgatgcaaGTCATGTTCTGGAACCAAAATCGGTTCAAGTAAGAGGAGATCTGACACTTCCAGTAATCCCGATTAGGATTGACGGCACCAGCATCAAACGATTGCGCGGAAAGAAAGCATCGTTGGttaaagtagcttggagtcgagctggtatcgAAGAATATACTTGGGAACTTGAATCAGATATGTga